A portion of the Chaetodon trifascialis isolate fChaTrf1 chromosome 7, fChaTrf1.hap1, whole genome shotgun sequence genome contains these proteins:
- the snx10b gene encoding sorting nexin-10B translates to MQQIISVWVRDPRIRKNDFWHAYIDYEICLHTDSVCFTKKVSSVRRRYSEFVWLRQKLQANSLLLVHLPALPPKNPFFSLNNAQQITQRMKGLQTFLEQILQNPLLLSDSCLHLFLQSQLSVSKIQACAAGRTHYSVAQAVQGCGLRRFHSAEDLQKDISTSCDSDSDSSECRDPEPRIKDLAINKAESAPSLDHMRASQEETLSCTCGSP, encoded by the exons ATGCAGCAGATCATCAGCGTCTGGGTGCGGGACCCGCGGATACGAAAGAATGACTTTTGGCATGCCTACATAGACTATGAAATTTGTTTGCAT ACGGACAGCGTGTGCTTCACCAAGAAGGTCTCAAGCGTGAGAAGGAGGTACAGCGAGTTTGTATGGCTCAGACAGAAGCTTCAAGCAAATTCACTACTACT GGTACACCTACCAGCGCTGCCCCCAAAGAACCCCTTCTTCAGCCTGAACAATGCCCAGCAGATCACTCAGCGGATGAAAGGGCTCCAGACGTTTTTGGAGCA GATCCTCCAGAACCCGCTGCTGTTGTCCGACAGTTGCCTGCATCTGTTCCTGCAGTCACAGCTCAGCGTGTCCAAGATACAGGCCTGTGCTGCAGGAAGGACCCACTACTCTGTGGCCCAGGCGGTCCAGGGCTGTGGCCTGAGGCGATTCCACTCTGCAGAGGATTTGCAGAAGGACATCAGCACTTCCTGTGACTCTGACTCAGACAG CTCGGAGTGTAGAGATCCAGAGCCTCGCATTAAAGATTTGGcaataaataaagcagagagtGCACCTTCGCTTGATCACATGAGAGCCAGCCAGGAGGAAACCCTCAGCTGCACATGTGGTTCTCCATGA
- the cbx3b gene encoding chromobox protein homolog 3b isoform X1: MRKKQTAKQRKTEETTVVQEFVVEKIIRRRIFNGRVEYFLKWKGFTDAENTWEPEDNLDCPELIEEFLRNTHFSEEIEEEQREQEFIPKEEMTEQETEISCMQSQQLARTVQSSSDVREPDEQSDTPTNLSTYLEPECIIGSTDRQGELMFLVKWKNSDDVALLPAREASARCPQMVIDFYEQKLTWHCGDEEQ; this comes from the exons ATGAGAAAGAAGCAGACTGCCAAGCAAAGGAAGACTGAGGAGACTACAGTTGTCCAGGAGTTTGTGGTGGAAAAAATCATTCGCCGCAGGATCTTTAATGGCAGAGTGGAGTACTTCCTGAAGTGGAAAGGCTTCACTGA TGCAGAAAACACATGGGAACCTGAGGACAACCTGGACTGTCCTGAGCTCATCGAAGAGTTCCTGAGAAACACCCACTTCTCAGAGGAGATTGAGGAAGAGCAACGTGAACAAGAGTTCATCCCTAAAGAAGAAATGACGGAGCAAGAGACGGAAATA TCCTGTATGCAGTCTCAGCAGCTGGCTCGCACcgtgcagagcagcagcgacGTCCGCGAGCCAGATGAGCAGTCGGACACCCCCACTAACCTCAGCACTTACCTCGAGCCTGAATGCATCATCggctccacagacagacagggagagctCATGTTCCTCGTCAAATG GAAGAACTCCGACGATGTGGCCCTGCTGCCGGCCCGCGAGGCCAGCGCCAGGTGTCCCCAGATGGTCATCGACTTCTACGAGCAGAAGCTGACGTGGCACTGCGGAGACGAGGAGCAGTGA
- the cbx3b gene encoding chromobox protein homolog 3b isoform X2 → MTFSLGNHFLRASTAIFNFNSFMKSCSAHVNTPRDPFAHKAASTALCACCFQRQAPNRAEQHRSRLSAEIKMRKKQTAKQRKTEETTVVQEFVVEKIIRRRIFNGRVEYFLKWKGFTDAENTWEPEDNLDCPELIEEFLRNTHFSEEIEEEQREQEFIPKEEMTEQETEISCMQSQQLARTVQSSSDVREPDEQSDTPTNLSTYLEPECIIGSTDRQGELMFLVKWKNSDDVALLPAREASARCPQMVIDFYEQKLTWHCGDEEQ, encoded by the exons ATGACCTTTTCCCTTGGCAACCACTTCCTCCGAGCATCCACGGCCATCTTTAATTTTAACTCATTCATGAAAAGTTGTTCGGCGCATGTAAACACGCCGAGAGACCCGTTTGCGCACAAAGCGGCATCGACGGCgctgtgtgcatgttgtttCCAGCGACAGgctccaaacagagcagagcagcaccgCAGCAGGCTGTCCGCCGAGATTAA GATGAGAAAGAAGCAGACTGCCAAGCAAAGGAAGACTGAGGAGACTACAGTTGTCCAGGAGTTTGTGGTGGAAAAAATCATTCGCCGCAGGATCTTTAATGGCAGAGTGGAGTACTTCCTGAAGTGGAAAGGCTTCACTGA TGCAGAAAACACATGGGAACCTGAGGACAACCTGGACTGTCCTGAGCTCATCGAAGAGTTCCTGAGAAACACCCACTTCTCAGAGGAGATTGAGGAAGAGCAACGTGAACAAGAGTTCATCCCTAAAGAAGAAATGACGGAGCAAGAGACGGAAATA TCCTGTATGCAGTCTCAGCAGCTGGCTCGCACcgtgcagagcagcagcgacGTCCGCGAGCCAGATGAGCAGTCGGACACCCCCACTAACCTCAGCACTTACCTCGAGCCTGAATGCATCATCggctccacagacagacagggagagctCATGTTCCTCGTCAAATG GAAGAACTCCGACGATGTGGCCCTGCTGCCGGCCCGCGAGGCCAGCGCCAGGTGTCCCCAGATGGTCATCGACTTCTACGAGCAGAAGCTGACGTGGCACTGCGGAGACGAGGAGCAGTGA
- the pde11al gene encoding dual 3',5'-cyclic-AMP and -GMP phosphodiesterase 11A codes for MTTFDFSDIEAFLDCHPDLFEEYLVRKAKCDQVTRWLKEHQPSKVSTVEERRGAARDPLWPTNPDGLRRRSSHMELRRNFARSKATTTHRTYDEHVSLSEHESQSSMRRRALLRKASSLPPTTAHILSALLESRVNVPQYASSAIDYKYRLKETNEREFFLELVKDISNDLDLTNLSYKILINVCILVDADRCSLFLVEGPAHKRTLVSKFFDVHSGTTVRPSSSTLNSNEVQVPWGKGIIGYVAEHGETVNISNAYEDHRFSDEIDKLTGYKTQSILCMTICNSDGEVIGVVQAINKNPMGTPFTEDDEKVLQMYLPFCGISISNAKLFSESRKEYERSRALLEVVNDLFEEQTDLEKIVRKIMQRALTLLQCERCSVLLLEDIDSPVVKFSKTFELMSPLCNMDHDISMEKLSCSDWLINNSIAELVASTGLPVNISDVCQDPRFDAEADQASGFHIRSVLCVPIWNRTHQIIGVAQILNRLDRKTFNDADQRLFEAFVIFCGLGINNTMMYNQVKKTWAKQSVALDMLSYHATCSKVEVDRLKAAKIPLSSELGIDEFHFNDFSLDNDAMITASLRMFLELGVVQKFKIDYEVLCRWLLTVRKNYRTVAYHNWRHAFNVSQCMFVMITTASFQDVLSDAEILALMVGCLCHDLDHRGTNNAFQAKTGSALALLYGTSATLEHHHFNHAVMILQSEGHNIFANLCSKEYSNMMQLLKQAILSTDLTLHFERRTKFFECVLSGKFSWTDEGHREVLRSMLMTACDLGAVTRPWKISKQVAELVTSEFFEQGDRERSELKLTPAAIFDRNRKDELPALQLEWIDGICKPLYQALLKLNRKLQPMVDGIDANRNKWQDLCSSYQQTRRASLPNQSADLDHSPEPHEDKETNQHPDSTETLKLVENTKFESKSKCSHDASCRVKKGSCDDKPASAGNITFAGKK; via the exons ATGACAACGTTTGACTTCTCGGATATAGAGGCGTTTTTGGACTGCCACCCTGATCTTTTCGAGGAGTACCTCGTTCGGAAGGCGAAATGTGATCAGGTAACCAGATGGTTGAAGGAGCATCAGCCGTCGAAAGTGTCCACAGTCGAGGAGAGGCGCGGCGCTGCCAGGGACCCGCTCTGGCCGACCAACCCAGACGGGCTCCGGCGCAGATCGTCCCACATGGAGCTGCGACGGAACTTCGCCCGGTCCAAAGCCACCACCACACACCGGACCTACGACGAGCATGTGAGCCTGAGCGAACACGAGTCGCAGTCCAGCATGAGGCGCCGTGCGCTCCTGCGTAAAGCCAGCTCTCTGCCTCCGACCACCGCGCACATCCTGAGCGCTCTGCTGGAGTCCAGGGTCAACGTGCCCCAGTACGCGTCCAGCGCCATCGACTACAAATACAGGCTTAAGGAAACCAACGAAAGGGAGTTTTTCTTAGAGTTAGTGAAGGACATCTCCAACGACTTGGACCTGACAAACCTCAGTTATAAGATCCTGATCAACGTATGTATCCTGGTGGATGCAGACAGGTGTTCGCTTTTCCTTGTGGAGGGACCCGCGCACAAGAGGACACTGGTGTCCAAGTTCTTTGACGTGCACTCGGGCACCACTGTCAGACCATCCTCAAGCACGCTGAACTCCAATGAAGTGCAGGTGCCGTGGGGAAAGGGTATCATTGGTTATGTGGCAGAGCACGGAGAAACTGTAAACATCTCAAACGCATATGAG GATCACCGCTTCAGTGATGAGATAGACAAGTTAACAGGCTATAAGACTCAGTCCATCCTCTGTATGACCATCTGTAACAGCGATGGAGAAGTCATCGGTGTCGTACAAGCAATCAACAAAAATCCCATGGGCACCCCCTTTACCGAGGATGATGAGAAG GTACTGCAGATGTATCTGCCATTCTGTGGAATATCGATTTCCAATGCCAAGTTGTTTTCAGAGTCTCGCAAGGAGTATGAAAGGAGCAGG GCTCTGCTGGAGGTGGTCAACGACCTGTTTGAGGAGCAGACTGACCTGGAGAAGATTGTCAGGAAGATCATGCAGCGAGCGCTGaccctgctgcagtgtgagcgCTGCTCCGTGCTTCTCCTCGAAGACATCGACTCTCCT GTCGTCAAGTTCTCCAAGACTTTTGAGCTCATGTCTCCGCTGTGCAACATGGACCATGACATCAG CATGGAGAAGCTATcgtgctctgattggctgatcaaTAACAGCATTGCTGAGCTAGTTGCTTCCACTGGACTGCCTGTTAACATCAGCGACGTGTGTCAGGACCCACGCTTTGATGCTGAG GCGGATCAGGCCTCAGGGTTTCACATCAGATCGGTGTTATGTGTCCCCATCTGGAATCGAACTCATCAGATAATTG GCGTCGCACAAATTCTCAATCGCCTGGACAGGAAGACCTTCAATGATGCAGATCAGAGGCTGTTTGAG GCATTTGTGATATTCTGTGGACTTGGAATCAACAACACTATGATGTACAATCAAGTTAAGAAAACATGGGCCAAGCAGTCAGTAGCACTGGAT atgttgTCCTACCATGCAACCTGCTCCAAGGTAGAAGTTGACAGACTCAAG GCAGCTAAGATCCCCCTGAGCAGTGAGTTAGGCATCGATGAGTTTCACTTCAACGACTTCTCTTTGGACAATGACGCCATGATCACCGCGTCACTGCGGATGTTTCTGGAACTTGGCGTTGTCCAAAAGTTTAAAATTGACTATGAG GTTTTGTGCCGCTGGCTTCTGACTGTGAGGAAAAACTATCGAACTGTGGCATATCATAACTGGAGGCATGCCTTCAATGTGTCGCAGTGCATGTTCGTCATGATCACA ACAGCCAGTTTCCAGGATGTCCTGTCAGATGCAGAGATACTGGCACTGATGGTCGGTTGTCTGTGTCATGACTTGGACCATCGAGGAACCAACAACGCATTTCAAGCCAA GACAGGCTCTGCTCTGGCTCTGCTCTATGGGACGTCAGCCACTCTGGAGCATCATCACTTCAACCATGCAGTCATGATCCTGCAAAGTGAg gGTCACAATATCTTTGCAAACCTCTGCTCTAAAGAGTATAGCAACATGATGCAACTATTGAAGCAGGCAATTCTCTCCACAGACCTTACTTTGCACTTTGA GCGCAGAACCAAGTTCTTTGAGTGTGTTCTGTCTGGAAAATTCAGCTGGACAGATGAAGGACACAGAgaagttctcag GTCCATGCTGATGACAGCATGCGATCTGGGTGCCGTTACTCGTCCTTGGAAGATATCCAAACAG GTTGCAGAGCTGGTGACGAGTGAATTCTTTGAAcaaggtgacagagagaggtcTGAGCTGAAGTTGACCCCGGCG GCCATATTTGACCGCAATCGCAAAGATGAACTACCTGCCTTACAGCTGGAGTGGATAGATGGGATATGTAAACCCCTTTATCAG GCACTGCTGAAGCTGAACAGGAAGTTGCAGCCAATGGTTGATGGGATAGATGCCAATCGAAATAAATGGCAGGACCTCTGCTCGTCCTATCAGCAGACCCGCAGAGCCTCGCTGCCCAATCAGAGTGCTGATTTAGATCACAGTCCTGAGCCCCATGAAGACAAAGAAACCAATCAACACCCAGACTCCACAGAGACTTTGAAGCTAGTTGAAAACACTAAATttgagtcaaagtcaaagtgcaGTCATGATGcgagctgcagagtgaagaaaGGTTCCTGTGATGACAAACCAGCATCAGCTGGCAACATAACGTTTGCAGGAAAGAAGTAA